A genomic window from Candidatus Binatia bacterium includes:
- a CDS encoding DUF3883 domain-containing protein, translating into RHLQYAPYLDYRPLAADEPGVDAFLARPECAWISRELEQKAQGHAIAHVVPEHLAEVRSRKLGLIAKTEAAVKDRLTKEISYWDHRAEQLKLQEQAGKPNGRLNSGEARKRADLLQARLEKRMEELKLEQQISPLPPVVLGGLLVVPAGLIAKMIGRSARTPAASPDTQAAAARARAIVMEIESRLGFEPTDRETEKLGYDVESRIPGTGRLRFIEVKGRITGADTITVTRNEILYSLNKPDDFILAIVEFMDGDAHRVHYVHRPFHREPDFGVTSVNYDFTELLARADAPR; encoded by the coding sequence CGGCACCTGCAGTACGCGCCGTACCTTGACTACCGACCGCTCGCGGCCGACGAGCCCGGCGTAGATGCCTTCCTTGCGCGTCCGGAGTGTGCCTGGATCAGCCGCGAGCTGGAGCAGAAGGCACAGGGCCACGCCATCGCGCACGTCGTGCCGGAACATCTGGCGGAGGTCCGCTCGCGCAAGCTGGGCCTCATCGCCAAGACGGAAGCCGCAGTGAAGGATCGGCTCACCAAGGAGATCAGTTACTGGGATCACCGGGCAGAGCAGCTCAAGCTGCAGGAGCAGGCGGGCAAGCCCAACGGCCGCCTCAACTCCGGCGAGGCAAGAAAGCGCGCGGACCTGCTGCAGGCGCGTCTCGAGAAGCGAATGGAGGAGCTGAAGCTAGAGCAGCAAATCTCACCACTGCCACCCGTGGTCCTTGGCGGCTTGCTGGTGGTGCCAGCGGGTCTGATTGCGAAGATGATCGGCCGCTCGGCCCGAACACCTGCGGCCTCGCCCGACACGCAGGCCGCTGCGGCGCGCGCCCGCGCGATCGTGATGGAGATCGAGAGCCGCCTGGGCTTTGAGCCGACTGACCGCGAGACCGAAAAGCTTGGCTACGACGTCGAAAGCCGCATCCCTGGCACGGGGCGATTGCGCTTCATCGAGGTGAAGGGTCGCATCACCGGCGCCGATACAATCACGGTGACCAGGAACGAGATCCTCTACTCCCTCAACAAGCCCGACGACTTCATTCTGGCAATTGTGGAGTTCATGGACGGCGACGCGCATCGCGTTCACTACGTGCACCGCCCCTTTCACCGAGAACCTGACTTCGGAGTGACCAGTGTGAACTACGATTTCACGGAGCTGCTGGCACGGGCGGATGCGCCGCGATGA